In Megalobrama amblycephala isolate DHTTF-2021 linkage group LG10, ASM1881202v1, whole genome shotgun sequence, one DNA window encodes the following:
- the gng2 gene encoding guanine nucleotide-binding protein G(I)/G(S)/G(O) subunit gamma-2, giving the protein MATNNTASIAQARKLVEQLKMEANIDRIKVSKAAADLTSYCEAHAKEDPLLSPVPASENPFREKKFFCAIL; this is encoded by the exons ATGGCCACCAACAACACTGCTAGCATTGCTCAGGCTCGCAAACTGGTGGAGCAGCTCAAGATGGAGGCCAATATTGACCGGATAAAG GTCTCCAAAGCAGCAGCAGATCTGACATCATACTGCGAAGCCCATGCTAAAGAGGATCCTCTGCTGTCCCCCGTGCCTGCGTCCGAGAACCCCTTCAGGGAGAAGAAGTTCTTCTGTGCCATCCTGTAA